The Tissierellales bacterium genome includes the window AAATCCCGGCTACAATGAAGGCTAGACCTATTAATACTATTGCTAGACCTATATATTCTTTCATAACGAACACTCCTATCAATAAGTTATTTAGTAACTTTATTATATATAGACCTTATTAAAATTCAATTAAATGAATATGAAAGTGTAGTGAAAAGTTTACTTTTCATAAAAATTTACTTTGTAGAAAAGTAAACTTTTAGATTAAAACTGATAAATATTGACTTATTATCGAAATGTATATACCATAGTACTAAAACAATTGGAGGTAGAAATATGCAAGTAAGTTTTCACGATATTGGGGAATTAGAAACAGACGAGCTGAAATATGTTGTCATAGTAGCTAAAAAGGATGATAAGTTAATACTTTCTAAACATAGAAAAAGAACTACTTGGGAGATTCCAGGGGGACATATTGAAGCTGGAGAAAATCCAGACGATGCAGCCAAGCGGGAATTAAACGAAGAGACTGGCGCTAAATTGTTTAAAATAGAAGCAATTTGTGACTATGGTGTATCTAGAAATTCTAATATTAGCTACGGAAGATTGTATTTTGCAAATGTGAGTGAAATTGGTCCTTTGCCAGAACTAGAAATAGAGAAAATAGAGCTGTTTGAAGGGTTGCCACTAGATAATATGACTTATCCAGATATACAACCCAAACTTTATGACAGAATTATGCAGGCTAAAAAATAAAATAATTGCCGAGAGATAACAAACCTATAACTATTAAAAGCATGCCAACGCCTAAATATATTGGATTACTGCTTTCATCTTTCATATGTCGTTTAGAAAATATTCCTTCTAGAAATAGTAAAACTTGATACGGAAAATTTTCATTTTTGTCTTTTGCTAAAGATTCACGGCATCCAGCGATGTAAATCAATAATCCTAAAATGATAGCAAATATACCGATTAATATCAAATACATTTTTTATCCTCCTCTTAATTAAGATAAATGCAGTTTAAATTATGCAGCTAAAATATTAAAAAAAGCTTAAATTTAGAATATTTGAAATTTGCATATTGACTAGTGATAGAAAAAAAGCTACGCTAGTAGGAAATATCAAAAAAGGAGATGTTCACTATGTACTATAAAAAAATGATAGGAAAGAGAATTTATTTATCGCCTATAGATCCAGAAGATTATAAGCTTTATACTGAATGGATAAATGATATGGAAGTAGGTCTTGGAATAACATTTTCTAGGATGCTTATGAGCGAAGCTACTGAAAAAGAAGCATTAGAGAGAATAAGTAAAAATGGCTATAATTTTGCCGTGGTAGATAATGAAACGAATTTGACTATAGGAAATGTTGGATTTCCTGCTATAGATCAGGTAAATAGAAAAGGCACAGTAGGTATATTTATAGGAGATAAGAAATATTGGAATAATGGATATGGTGGAGAAGCACTTAGCCTACTTATGGATTTTGGTTTTAATATATTGAATCTTCATTCCATTAATTTAGTAGTATTTGGGTTTAACAAACCAGCAATTAGATGTTATGAAAAAATAGGATTTAAAGAAGCGGGAAGACTTAGAGAGGCAAAAATAATGGCTGGCGAAAAGTATGATGAGATTTATATGGATATATTAGCTAGTGAGTTTGAGTCACCATATATTAAAGAGTTGATGGATGAGAGGATTGGAAAATAGTAGCAAGAACATTTAAAAAATATTTAAAAACGTCCTTGTAAGTTAATCGTTAAAATGTATCTTACAAGGACGTTTTTTACTATTTAGTCTTTAAATTTTCTATAATCTCAATAGCAATATCTAAAGCGTCTTTATCGCCGAAATCATGGATATTGTAATCAGGAACAACACCTCTATGTGTGTCTAATCCATTTGGACGGATAAAATACTTGTGTGAAACAAAAGCTCTTAAATCAGAGTTAGGTAATTTGAATTCATATAAATCTCCGAAATGTGTTGCTAAACCACCAGTTTCTTCACCGATTAATTGCCCTATATTATAGTCTTTTATAGTTGCAGCAAACATAGATGCACTAGAAAATGTTTTGCTACTAGTCAATACGTATATATTGCCGCTAAAGACAGGTGATTCTAAATAGTTTCTGTTAGTGTCACCAATAGTGGAAGTAATTTTTCCAATTTTAGGTAAATAAGGTGCTAGGGCTTCTTCTATTTCTTGATTAGTTGCGCCGTGTTGTTCAAATTTTGATTTATGCCTATCTAAAATTTGATTACTTACCTTTAAATCAACCTTACTTATCTGGGTGAAATTGCCATCATATATGTGTTCTATTAGAAGATCACCTAGTGTAGAATTGCCACCGCCATTTTTTCTTATATCTATTATTAAATTAGAGATAGACTCGTTTTGTATCTCTTTAAACATTCCATCTATAAAAACTTTAAATTTATCAAAATCCAAAAAATCATTGAAAGTCAAACAAATAGTATTATCATTTATTTTTTTGTATGAGTAATATTCGTTGCTAGAATTTGATTTTGGAATCAGTTTTTTATAATCATCTAAATTTACACTAGGCAATGTAATTTTTTCTATGTTACCATTCTTATTTTTGACCTCTATCATATAGGAGTCTTTATGTTCGTTTACTAAGTAATAGTACGCTAGAAAATTTCTGTTTATAGTTGATTCTCTATATGATACATTTTGACCACTTACAAAGCTAATCATATCATTATAAAGTTTGGTAGTAGAAACTCCATCAATAGAAATTATTTCACAGTCATTATAAAGGTCAGTATGTTCTACTGAAGCATTTTGAAAATAAATTTTGCCGTTTTTTAGATAACTGATTAAACCCATCAAATCAGGAGATTGAAGTACTGAGTTATAATAATCAACTGAGTATCTCAAACCAGTATGCCCATCTTTCAATTTGCTGATAATCGGCTCGAATTTTGAAAATATTTCGGCATCGGAAATAGGCTCAGATATACTTTCAAGAGCGGATGCTATATCTGCATCAAATTTATCTTCAGAATAATTTGCATACAAATCTGGGTGTACTTCTTCAAGATTTTTGACTAAAAAATTTATGTCTTCTTTTACTTTGTCTTTAGAGAAAAGAGTATCATTTATAGCTAACGCCGAAGATGACATGGTAGATAATCCAAGACAAATGGATAATGTAATTAGTAATTTTTTCAAAATATATTCCTCCTAAAAATCAAATAGTTCATTAAGCACGATTAATAATATATAAAATCAATCTTAAAATTCACTTAAAATTGAAGAAAAATTAAACATAGAAATGTAAAAATTATATTTAAAGATATAATACAACTATTCAGTAGAGAATGCCCCCAAAATTCTAAAATAGTGGTGAGAATCCGACAAATATAATATTGACGAAAGGATGTTTTTAAATGCAATTAGATCACGTATTTATAGCAACAAAGCGAGGAGCTAAAAAAGTTGATGAGCTTTTGAACTTTGGATTAAGCGAGGGGACTGGCAATGTTCACCCAGGTCAAGGAACTGCAAATCGTAGAATTTTCTTTAAAAATGCAATGCTTGAATTTATATGGATAGAAAACGAGGATGAAGTAAAGAGTGATTTAACATCACCTACTAAGTTGTATCAAAGATGCAAGAGAGCAAATGATAGTGTATCGCCATTTGGAATATGTCTAAGACCAGATGACGAAGAAGAAAAATATGCTAAATTCAAAACATGGTCATATCATCCTATATACCTACCTGAATTTCTTGAGATAGAAATGAGTAGTGATACTCCACTCGAAGAGCCAATGTGGTTTTATCTAGGTTTTGGCAGAAGACCAGATCAACTTTCAGAGGAGAAAAGAGAAGAAATGAATCATAAGATTGGATTTGAGGAGATAACTGGAGTTCGCCTGACATTAGTGACGGACGAGGAATGGTCAGATGCAGCAAAAATGATTGAAAGTGATGCAAAAATAGTACTTGAACGAGGAATTAATCCCCTTATGGTGCTAGAATTTGATAATAAAAAGCAGGGAAAATCAAAGGATTTTAGACCAGAAATCCCTCTGATAATCGAATGGTAAATAGAGTAAAAACAGTGGAAAAGTATGTAAAAAGAATATTTACACCTTTTTATCATTTATAATGAAAAAGAGGTGATAACATTGGAATTTAAGTTCAAGAAAAAATTGATTTTGTTATTTTTTGTTGTGTGTATAAGTATTGTTAGTATGTTTGCTACATCATATTATCTAATCGGAACTAAAATGACTTCAAAAGTTGAAGATCCAATAAATCATAAAGCAATGATAATATTAGGGGCAGGGCTTTGGGGAAGCGAAGTTTCGCCTCAGTTAAAAAGGAGGCTTGATAGTAGCTTAAAACTGATAGAGCAAAATCCAGAATTATTAGTTGTGGTATCTGGCGGGCAAGGTGATGATGAGGATATTTCAGAAGCTAAAGCCATGAAAGATTATTTAGTGGATAATGGTGCTGACGAGTCGAAAGTGATTATGGAAGATAAGTCCACATCTACATTTGAGAATATCTCATTTAGTAAGAAATTGCTAACAAAATGGGGATTAGAGAATTCTAAAATAATCATAGTATCTACAGATTTTCACATGTATAGAGCTGAAATGATAGCGAATAGAATGGATATGGATGTTTCTATGCATGCTAGTCCAAATTTGGAAATATTAAAAGAAAAAAATAGAATGAGAGAAACACTAGCACTTATAAAAGATGATATATTTAATTTTTAAAAAGTGTAATATGATTACATGAATAGCATTGTTCATAAAAGTGAAGTACCATTCATGCATAAAAAACTACCTTCTATGGAATTTGTATTGACTCTAGGCGTAAACCGTGTATAATTTACTCAACATAAAAAATACTGACATAAGTGATTAATATCTGAGTAATAATTCACAAAAAGGGGGAAATACAAATGAAAAAAATGAAGAAATTCATGACGCTCATGCTTACAACTACACTTATATCGACATCATTTTTGAGCGCAGCAACACCAGCACTAGCGCAAGGAGGAGCAGCAACAGTATTAGAGCAGGGAATAGGTCAGGCTCATATTCCTTTATTACAAGAACAATTCAATAATCCATCTTATTACTATAGCGGGTTGCCTAGAAATATAGTAGTAGAGACAAGAGAATTCGATTCGGAAAATGTAGTATTAGATGTGAAGTTTAATTCACCGGTATATGTTGGAAATCGTTATTTGTTAGCTCCAGTTAGCGGTATGGAGTCTATGGAAACTGGTGAGTATAGAGATATATTACGTTTTATAGGAATACCTATAAAAGCAGGACATAGAGATGATTTTGCAGCTAAATTTACTAATATGTTTAGAAAGATAGATTTAAGTAATTTACGAGTTAAGGGATATATTAGAAAAGATAAGAAGGTAGTAGAATACTTTAATGAATTGATAGAGGGTTTGTCTGATGAACATTTAGATAAAGCAGTTATACCTAAGGGGGAAGTGGCATTTAGTATAATTTTAAAAAAGGATTCGCCATTAATAAATGGAATCAAGGTGGAGCGTCAGATGTTTTTTGAAAAACTTAGATCTTCAACTGTTATAGCTGGTCAAAGTGCTAGATTAGATTATAGCACTACAATAGGTGTGACAAATGAAGAGGCGTTTTCTATAGCGAAGACTGTCGGAAGTTCACTTTCTTTTGGATTAAGTGGAAGTAAAGGACCACTTTCTGCATCACTTGGATTAGAGCTGCAGCAAAGTCTTACAAAGACCTTTTCGACTAGTTATTCTGTAACTAAGACAGAGACATTAGGAGAGGCTCATACATTTGATGGAGCTGGAAGACCTTCAAGAAGAGTTGGAATTTATAGATATGGCGAGAAATACACATCAAAGCCCCAGTTTAACCAATCGCTAAAATCAAATTATCCTTTCTTAAAGCCAACTACTAGTACGATAATGTATATGAGATCTATTCAGGCTTTGGATATTGAAAAACCATCTTCAGCAAGTAGTTCAAACTCGGCAGATGCATCTTCTAGTACTAGTAGCGGACATTCATCATCAAATAGCGGATTAGTGCCTAATACAAATGATGGAAATACCAATACTAATTCACAACAAGATCCAGCACCAGCGCTTACAAGTTTAGGTGAAGTAAGTCAGTTATTTAGAGGATTAAACAAAAATATACCGTATATGAGAGATACTCATATAAGAGAAATTAGACAATTGAGCGGAAAGTCTGTCAAGTATAATTCACGAGAGAAGGGATTTTTAGTTGATGGAAGAAGTACATTTGAAATTACTATTGATATAGCCAAAGAAGGTTTGTATGATCTTGGAATAGATTTAGGATATGTATCAAGTTTCAATGGAGCGAGACTTGCATATCTTAACAATCAAGGTATAAAAGACAATTCAATTTCAGCAAATCAATTGGGAACACCTTTTTTAGAGAGTGGTTTACGCTTGAAAAAAGGTACGAATAAACTTAGAATAACAACTACAGGAGTGGGAATGCTCAAGAAGATAGTTGTTGAAAGAAATACAGATGATGCATATTATAGATGCGGTGAAAGATAAAAAATAAGAATTGGACTAAGGGAGGAATTAATATCTTCCTTTAGTCTATTTTTTTTCTGATATAATGAAGTTTAGGTGGTGATATCGTGTTCGATGAAAATATTGATTTAGGCTATAATATAAATAAAAGATTTGTAGATGAGAGTTGTAGTGTGTTAGAGATGAAAAATGCTACTGGAAGAGGTCAGATGACTAGCTATGAGATTATGCCTGGAATATGTATTATGTATAATGATTTTCATATGGAATATTGTACATCAAAGGCTCTGAGTAGAGGTAATATGATATGTATAGACCATTGTCGTGAAGGTAGAATTCAATGGGATATGAAAAATGATAAGTATATTTATATACAAGGTGGAGATCTTAGAATTGATTGCAGAAAAAAGCATGGAGGGTATTTTGAGTTTCCTCTAAGTCATTATCACGGATTGACTATAGGCTTTATGATAGATCAAGCCCAAAATTCAATATCACAATATATAAAGGAGTTTCCAGTTGATTTAGAAAAACTTAGAGAAATGTTTTGTAGTGACTCGGAAGTTGTTGTTCTTAGGGCAAATGAGTCTATATCCCATATATTTTCAGAGTTGTATGATGTACCTGAAAAAATTCAAAATACATATTTTAAAATAAAAGTACTAGAGCTTCTTTTGTATTTGAGTGCATTGAATTTGGAAGAAGAGCAGAGTATTCGACCATATTTTACAAAATTTCAAGTTGAGAAAATAAAAGCTATAGAAAAATATATGACAAAGAATATAGAACAAAGATATACCTTAGAAGAATTATCAGAGAAATTTCAGATTTCACTTACATCGATGAAGAATTGTTTCAAAGGAGTTTATGGAAATTCGATATATGCATACATGAAAAGTTACAGAATGAACAAGGCAGCGGTATTATTAAAAGAAACGAATTTAAGTGTAATTGATATATCGGGTAAATTAGGATATGAGAGCCCGAGTAAATTTTCATCAGCTTTTAAATCGATAATGGGGAAGACTCCTACCAAGTATAGAGGATGAATTGTCTAAATGGAGTATGTTTGTCTTTGTAGAGCTGAAAAAATAATTAAAACTAACTATAATGAGGATTAGCTAAATGGTAGCTAATCTTTTTTTGTAAAAAAATAGAATTATTTATTAGTTAGTTTGTAAAAATAAAGGGAGGAAGAAGGATGAGAAAACCAACTACTTTAAGTAGAATTAGAATTTTTGCAAGGCCATGCAAAATGAAACTGATATTGTCTATAGTTTGTGCAATAATAAGTGTCATAGGTAGTATAGTGCCGTATTTTGGAGTGTATGAGATATTAAAGCGATTCATGAAAGGCAATATAGAAATATCTGAAATATGGTATTTTACTGGGATTTGTGTACTAGGCTATGTCGTTAAGTTATTATTTTATGGTATATCGACAACACTTTCCCATATATCAGCATATACTATATTACAAGGCATAAGACTTAAAATGATGAACAAAATGATGAAAGCTCCACTTGGAACGATATTAAATCAGACATCAGGGAAGCTAAAAAATGTAATAGTTGATAGAGTTGAAACTATAGAGCTTCCACTGGCTCATATGATTCCTGAGGGAATTTCTAATGGATTATTACCACTAGGAATATTTATATACTTAATGAATATAAATGCGAAAATGGCATTTATATCGTTGATAACTATTCCTTTTGGAATCATAAGTTTCATGAGTATGATGAAAAATTTTAGCAAAAAGTATGATGATTTCATGAAGGCTAGTAATCATGTCAATAGTGTGATAGTTGAGTATATAGGTGGCATTGAGGTGATAAAGGCATTTAGTCAAACACAGGATTCGTATGAGAAATTTTCAGATTCTGTATCATCTTTTAAAGAATTTACATTGGAATGGTTTAGAGCTACTTGGAAATCGATGAATTTTACTATAGCTATACTACCTTCTACACTTTTGGGAACTATACCGATGGGATTATACTTGTATATAGATGGAGAATTAGCACCACTGGAATTTGCAATGTGTTTGATATTGTCATTAGGCCTTATAACTCCGCTCATGTGGTTTACAGTGGCAATAAATGATTCGAAAACAATAAGTTACGCAATTGAAGATGCAGCTAGTCTATTAGACATAGAAGAGTTAAACGATTCAGAGATAGAAGTAGAATTAAAGAACTATGACATAAAATTAGAAAATGTCAGTTTTTCTTATGAGGAACAGAGTTCTAATGTTTTGGAAAATATAAATCTTGATTTCAAAGAGGGTACATTTTCTGCATTGGTTGGGCCATCTGGTGGAGGCAAGTCGACAATAGCTAAGTTGATAACTAGATTCTGGGATGTAAAAAGTGGATCAATAAAAATTAATGATATAGATATAAGACATATACCACTTTCTCAACTTTCAAAAATAATAAGTTTTGTAACACAAGATAATTTTTTATTTGATTGTTCTATTCTGGAGAATATTAGGATGGGAAAGCCGTCAGCTAGTGATGAAGAAGTTTATAGGGCTGCAAGAGCAGCGCAATGTGAAGAATTTGTATTAAGGCTAGAGCTGGGATATCAAACAAATGCAGGAGAGGCTGGTGCGAAATTGTCGGGTGGAGAGCGTCAGAGAATTGCAATAGCAAGAGCTCTTTTGAAAGATGCACCTATAGTGATATTAGATGAAGCAACTGCATTCACAGATCCAGAAAATGAGGATAAACTACAAAAATCAATATCTGCTTTGACTAGAGGGAAAACATTGATAGTCATAGCGCATAGATTGTCTACTATAAAATCTGCAGATCAAATAGTATTGATGAAAGAAGGAGAAGTTGATGCAGCTGGAACTCAAGATGAGCTACTGAAAAATAGCAAGCTTTACAAAGAACTCTGGAAGGCTCATATAGGAACTAAAAATTGGAGTGATTTAGGAGAAATGGAGGAAAGAGCCTATGCTTAAAATTATAAAGAGAATTATAGAATGGACGGGTACGCACAAAAAAAGACTTTATAAGGGCTTTGTTTATTCTATGCTCAACAGTATATTTGTAGCTATGCCAATAATGATAGGTGCAATTACTCTGAATTTGATAATAGATGCAGAAAAAGGTCAATTAGTGCTACGAAAAGAGAGTGTCTATGTGGCATTGCTGTCTTTATTATTCGCAGTATTTGGCAGATATTGGACTTCATATAAGAAAGCAGTATTACAAGAAAGTATAGGATATGAAGTTACCGAAGAGTACAGGACAAAAATAGGAAACTTGCTTAAACGAGTATCTCTTGGTTTTTTTCAAAATTATAGTGCTGGAGATATAACTGCAGCTGTGACTAGTGATTTATCGTATATGGAAATGTACGCTATGAAGATGATAGATACGGTTGTAAATGGATATATAGGAGCTCTAACTCTTGTAATTTGTATGTTGTTGTATAAGCCAATTTTAGGACTTGTATGTTTAGGTGGTCTGATGGGTTCTGCAATAGCACTTAAGGCACTTGGAAAGAAAAGCCAAAAAAATGCACCACTTCATCAGAAGGCCCAAAAAGAAATGATAGGCTCTACTATAGAATATATAAAAGGTCTTTCTATAGTTAAATCATTTGGACATGAAGGAGAGGCTCTTCAAAAAATAAAAGATAGTTATCAAAGTAGTAAAGATGTAAATATAGGCATTGAAAAACAATTTGTACCAATGAATTGTATGCATTTATTTAGTCTTAAGATTGCATCTGTATTCTTAGTTACTATATCTTCATTCTATGCTTTGAATGGTGATATTAGGATATCAGAGTTGGTTATGATTATGACATTTTCGTTTATGATATTTGCACAAGTAGAGGGAATAAATAATGCAACACATGTATTAGAAATGCTTGATAGTACGATGAATCAACTGGAAAGAATAGCAAATGCTAGTTATATAGATTCTGGTGGTGGTGATATAGAACTCAAAAAGTTTGATATAGATTTTGAAAATGTGAGTTTTAGTTATGAAACAAAGGAAGTTATAAGGGATATTTCATTTCATATAAATCAAGGAACTACTACTGCTATAGTGGGGCCATCAGGAGGAGGAAAATCTACTTTGTGCAATCTTATTGCAAGATTT containing:
- a CDS encoding YdcF family protein — protein: MEFKFKKKLILLFFVVCISIVSMFATSYYLIGTKMTSKVEDPINHKAMIILGAGLWGSEVSPQLKRRLDSSLKLIEQNPELLVVVSGGQGDDEDISEAKAMKDYLVDNGADESKVIMEDKSTSTFENISFSKKLLTKWGLENSKIIIVSTDFHMYRAEMIANRMDMDVSMHASPNLEILKEKNRMRETLALIKDDIFNF
- a CDS encoding GNAT family N-acetyltransferase, giving the protein MYYKKMIGKRIYLSPIDPEDYKLYTEWINDMEVGLGITFSRMLMSEATEKEALERISKNGYNFAVVDNETNLTIGNVGFPAIDQVNRKGTVGIFIGDKKYWNNGYGGEALSLLMDFGFNILNLHSINLVVFGFNKPAIRCYEKIGFKEAGRLREAKIMAGEKYDEIYMDILASEFESPYIKELMDERIGK
- a CDS encoding S41 family peptidase; translation: MKKLLITLSICLGLSTMSSSALAINDTLFSKDKVKEDINFLVKNLEEVHPDLYANYSEDKFDADIASALESISEPISDAEIFSKFEPIISKLKDGHTGLRYSVDYYNSVLQSPDLMGLISYLKNGKIYFQNASVEHTDLYNDCEIISIDGVSTTKLYNDMISFVSGQNVSYRESTINRNFLAYYYLVNEHKDSYMIEVKNKNGNIEKITLPSVNLDDYKKLIPKSNSSNEYYSYKKINDNTICLTFNDFLDFDKFKVFIDGMFKEIQNESISNLIIDIRKNGGGNSTLGDLLIEHIYDGNFTQISKVDLKVSNQILDRHKSKFEQHGATNQEIEEALAPYLPKIGKITSTIGDTNRNYLESPVFSGNIYVLTSSKTFSSASMFAATIKDYNIGQLIGEETGGLATHFGDLYEFKLPNSDLRAFVSHKYFIRPNGLDTHRGVVPDYNIHDFGDKDALDIAIEIIENLKTK
- a CDS encoding ABC transporter ATP-binding protein/permease is translated as MRKPTTLSRIRIFARPCKMKLILSIVCAIISVIGSIVPYFGVYEILKRFMKGNIEISEIWYFTGICVLGYVVKLLFYGISTTLSHISAYTILQGIRLKMMNKMMKAPLGTILNQTSGKLKNVIVDRVETIELPLAHMIPEGISNGLLPLGIFIYLMNINAKMAFISLITIPFGIISFMSMMKNFSKKYDDFMKASNHVNSVIVEYIGGIEVIKAFSQTQDSYEKFSDSVSSFKEFTLEWFRATWKSMNFTIAILPSTLLGTIPMGLYLYIDGELAPLEFAMCLILSLGLITPLMWFTVAINDSKTISYAIEDAASLLDIEELNDSEIEVELKNYDIKLENVSFSYEEQSSNVLENINLDFKEGTFSALVGPSGGGKSTIAKLITRFWDVKSGSIKINDIDIRHIPLSQLSKIISFVTQDNFLFDCSILENIRMGKPSASDEEVYRAARAAQCEEFVLRLELGYQTNAGEAGAKLSGGERQRIAIARALLKDAPIVILDEATAFTDPENEDKLQKSISALTRGKTLIVIAHRLSTIKSADQIVLMKEGEVDAAGTQDELLKNSKLYKELWKAHIGTKNWSDLGEMEERAYA
- a CDS encoding VOC family protein; translated protein: MQLDHVFIATKRGAKKVDELLNFGLSEGTGNVHPGQGTANRRIFFKNAMLEFIWIENEDEVKSDLTSPTKLYQRCKRANDSVSPFGICLRPDDEEEKYAKFKTWSYHPIYLPEFLEIEMSSDTPLEEPMWFYLGFGRRPDQLSEEKREEMNHKIGFEEITGVRLTLVTDEEWSDAAKMIESDAKIVLERGINPLMVLEFDNKKQGKSKDFRPEIPLIIEW
- a CDS encoding AraC family transcriptional regulator: MFDENIDLGYNINKRFVDESCSVLEMKNATGRGQMTSYEIMPGICIMYNDFHMEYCTSKALSRGNMICIDHCREGRIQWDMKNDKYIYIQGGDLRIDCRKKHGGYFEFPLSHYHGLTIGFMIDQAQNSISQYIKEFPVDLEKLREMFCSDSEVVVLRANESISHIFSELYDVPEKIQNTYFKIKVLELLLYLSALNLEEEQSIRPYFTKFQVEKIKAIEKYMTKNIEQRYTLEELSEKFQISLTSMKNCFKGVYGNSIYAYMKSYRMNKAAVLLKETNLSVIDISGKLGYESPSKFSSAFKSIMGKTPTKYRG
- a CDS encoding ABC transporter ATP-binding protein/permease; this translates as MLKIIKRIIEWTGTHKKRLYKGFVYSMLNSIFVAMPIMIGAITLNLIIDAEKGQLVLRKESVYVALLSLLFAVFGRYWTSYKKAVLQESIGYEVTEEYRTKIGNLLKRVSLGFFQNYSAGDITAAVTSDLSYMEMYAMKMIDTVVNGYIGALTLVICMLLYKPILGLVCLGGLMGSAIALKALGKKSQKNAPLHQKAQKEMIGSTIEYIKGLSIVKSFGHEGEALQKIKDSYQSSKDVNIGIEKQFVPMNCMHLFSLKIASVFLVTISSFYALNGDIRISELVMIMTFSFMIFAQVEGINNATHVLEMLDSTMNQLERIANASYIDSGGGDIELKKFDIDFENVSFSYETKEVIRDISFHINQGTTTAIVGPSGGGKSTLCNLIARFYDPQKGDIKIGGTNLKKLTCESLLKNISMVFQKVYLFNDSIYNNIAFGNTDVTREEVIDAAKKACCHDFIMKLPNGYETIVEEGGASLSGGEKQRISIARAILKKAPIVILDEATASVDPENEHQIQKAISALTHGKTIIVIAHRLATIENADQILVVNQGQIVQNGTHKKLSKEKGIYKQFMDIREKAESWRFTA
- a CDS encoding NUDIX domain-containing protein — translated: MQVSFHDIGELETDELKYVVIVAKKDDKLILSKHRKRTTWEIPGGHIEAGENPDDAAKRELNEETGAKLFKIEAICDYGVSRNSNISYGRLYFANVSEIGPLPELEIEKIELFEGLPLDNMTYPDIQPKLYDRIMQAKK